One segment of Triticum aestivum cultivar Chinese Spring chromosome 2A, IWGSC CS RefSeq v2.1, whole genome shotgun sequence DNA contains the following:
- the LOC123187924 gene encoding uncharacterized protein: MAAPFLHLLLLVVSGGAAAGGEDEVGLPPLELRAIDDPGRGRASVAAEEPVLIADISTHDDEPAEVPRVEFRGIDDSGRGHASDAPEEPVFMADVATDDDEALFGGIDESGHVHASDAQEERAFMDVISTGGGCGRFARLVAKTGNASQLFWERVAGGGGLTVFCPEDKALSEFEPKFRGLGADDRLAVLLYHGAATTYGRKLFQAFDWVSLSSLATDAATNKSHAITLRDDGDTVWLWPSCGSRAWVRVTKTVSEEAPLAVYVVDAVLLPSHLRQKLDGGDEPAAACKPSGGYLGWLHSCIPAWTMVPIAVVSIVGFHIAFLLQDALNRKNKKANLNIFLTQYRRKRSYKRAYTHPMNAHTHTLPL; this comes from the coding sequence ATGGCCGCACCTTTTCTGCACCTTCTTCTGCTCGTCGTCTCTGGGGGTGCTGCAGCGGGCGGCGAGGACGAGGTGGGGCTGCCCCCGCTTGAGCTCCGAGCCATCGACGACCCGGGCCGTGGGCGCGCGTCCGTCGCTGCGGAGGAGCCGGTGCTCATCGCCGATATCTCCACGCACGACGACGAGCCGGCCGAAGTACCCCGGGTTGAGTTCCGAGGCATCGACGACTCGGGCCGTGGGCACGCGTCCGACGCGCCGGAGGAGCCGGTGTTCATGGCCGATGTCGCCACGGACGACGACGAGGCGCTTTTCGGTGGCATCGATGAGTCGGGCCATGTGCACGCGTCCGACGCGCAGGAGGAGCGGGCGTTCATGGACGTCATCTCCACGGGCGGCGGCTGCGGCCGCTTCGCCCGCCTCGTCGCCAAGACGGGGAACGCGAGCCAGCTCTTCTGGGAGCGCGTCGCGGGCGGTGGCGGTCTCACCGTATTCTGCCCCGAAGACAAGGCCCTCTCCGAGTTCGAGCCCAAGTTCCGAGGCCTCGGCGCCGACGACCGGCTCGCCGTCCTGCTGTACCACGGCGCGGCGACCACCTACGGCAGGAAGCTGTTCCAGGCCTTCGACTGGGTGTCGTTGAGCTCGCTGGCCACCGACGCGGCCACCAACAAGAGCCACGCCATCACGCTCCGCGACGACGGGGACACGGTGTGGTTGTGGCCGTCGTGCGGGAGCCGCGCTTGGGTCAGGGTGACAAAGACGGTGTCCGAAGAGGCCCCCCTCGCCGTGTACGTCGTCGACGCCGTGCTGCTGCCGAGCCACCTGCGACAGAAGCTGGATGGCGGCGACGAGCCGGCTGCTGCGTGCAAGCCGTCCGGCGGCTATCTCGGCTGGCTGCACTCCTGCATCCCGGCCTGGACAATGGTACCCATCGCCGTGGTGAGCATCGTGGGCTTTCATATCGCGTTTCTTCTTCAGGATGCACTGAACAGGAAGAACAAGAAGGCCAACTTAaatatttttttaacacagtacagacgcaagcgctcatataaacgcgcatacactcaccctatgaacgcacacacgcacaccctacccctatga
- the LOC100037569 gene encoding uncharacterized protein has translation MAAPFLLVLLLVVSGGAAAGGDGEAGLTRLALRGIDDPGRRHGPFALEEPEFMPEISTHDDEAGEAPQLEFRGIDDSGRGHASDAPDEPVFMAHLDDEPGEAPRLKFRGIDGSGIDEEPVLMDDDEAPGLEFRGIDDSGHGRASDAPEERAFTDVISTGGACDHFARLVAETGNASQLFWERAAGAGGLTVFCPEDKALAEFEPKFRSLGADDRLAVLLYHGAATTYGRKLFQAFDWVSVSSLATDAATNKSHAITVRDDGDTVWLWPSCRSGAGARVTKTVSEEAPLAVYVVDAVLLPNHLRQKLDGGDGPAAACEPSGGYFGWLHCCIPVWEVIVMAVASIAGFLAGFLLHDAVDKMSNKANLSG, from the coding sequence ATGGCCGCACCTTTTCTGCTCGTTCTTCTGCTCGTCGTTTCTGGAGGCGCtgcagcgggcggcgacggcgaggcagggctGACCAGGCTCGCGCTCCGAGGCATCGACGACCCGGGCCGTAGGCACGGGCCCTTCGCGCTGGAGGAGCCGGAGTTCATGCCCGAGATCTCCACGCACGACGACGAGGCGGGCGAAGCTCCCCAGCTTGAGTTCCGAGGCATCGACGACTCAGGCCGTGGGCACGCGTCCGACGCGCCGGACGAGCCGGTGTTCATGGCCCACCTCGACGACGAGCCGGGCGAAGCGCCCCGGCTCAAGTTCCGGGGCATCGACGGCTCGGGCATAGACGAGGAGCCTGTGCTCATGGACGACGACGAAGCGCCCGGGCTCGAGTTCCGAGGCATCGACGACTCCGGCCATGGGCGCGCATCCGACGCGCCGGAGGAGCGGGCGTTCACGGACGTTATCTCCACGGGCGGCGCCTGCGACCACTTCGCCCGCCTCGTCGCCGAGACGGGGAACGCGAGCCAGCTCTTCTGGGAGCGCGCCGCGGGCGCCGGCGGCCTCACGGTGTTCTGCCCCGAAGACAAAGCCCTGGCCGAGTTCGAGCCGAAGTTCCGAAGCCTCGGCGCCGACGACCGGCTCGCCGTCCTGCTGTACCACGGCGCGGCGACCACCTACGGCAGGAAGTTGTTCCAGGCGTTCGACTGGGTGTCGGTGAGCTCGCTGGCCACCGACGCGGCCACCAACAAGAGCCACGCCATCACCGTCCGCGACGACGGGGACACGGTGTGGCTGTGGCCGTCGTGCAGGAGTGGCGCTGGGGCCAGGGTGACCAAGACGGTGTCCGAAGAAGCTCCCCTCGCCGTCTACGTCGTCGACGCCGTGCTGCTGCCGAACCACCTGCGACAGAAGCTGGATGGCGGCGACGGGCCGGCTGCTGCGTGCGAGCCGTCCGGTGGCTATTTCGGCTGGCTGCACTGCTGCATCCCGGTCTGGGAAGTGATAGTCATGGCCGTGGCGAGCATCGCGGGCTTCCTGGCCGGGTTTCTTCTTCATGATGCAGTCGACAAGATGAGCAACAAGGCCAATTTATCTGGTTAA